TGGGGGTGGTCATCGCCATCGGCTTCAGCTCCCTGGTGGGCCTGACCTGGTGGAGCCTGGGACTGATCATCCTCGCGTCGCTGGTGATCGGTCGTTTTGTCCGGGCCGGTGAGTTCGTGCCCGAGGTGGCGATCAGCGCGATGCTGGTGCTCGGGGTGACGACGACGCGGGTGGCCGCGACGGCTTGGGACCGGGTGCTGGAGACGCTGATCGGCGCGGTCGTCGGGCTGCTCTTCAACATGCTGTTCGTGCCACCCCTGTGGGTGCAGCCCGCCAGTGAGGCAATCGAGGGCCTGGCCGCCAGGATGAGCCGGTTGCTGCTGAGCCTGGGCGACCAGGTGACGGGGCACACGTCCGTCGTGGAAGCCGCGGCCCGGCTGCACGAGGCGCGGCGGCTGGATCACGACATCGTGCAGGTGGACGAGGCCCTCCGGCAGGCGGAGGACAGCCTTCGGCTCAACCCCCGCGTCAAGGAGGGCCTGCTCTCCCGTGTCGTCCTGCGCACCGGGCTGGACACCCTGGAGATCTCCGCGGTGGTGCTCCGCACGGCCTGCCGCACACTGACCGACCTCGCCAAGGCGAGGACCGACGAGTCACTCTTCCCTCCGGCCATCGCCACCGCCCTGCGGGAGCTGTTCGGCCATATGGCCCGCGCGATCGAGAGCTTCGCGGTTCTCATCACCACGCAGGTCAGTGCCAACGCGGAGGAAGCCGAGGACCGGCTCGTGGAGGAGCTCGCCGCCAGCCGCGAGAGCCGCGAGATCGTCGCGCACCTCCTCCTCGACACCGTGCGCGACCATCCGCGCCAATGGCAGCTGCACGGCGCGCTGCTCGCCGAGATCGACCGGATCCTCGACGAGCTGGACGTGGCGAAGCGTTCCGAGCGGCTGGTGGAGGAGCTGAACCGCCAGTCCCGCGAACAGCGGGAGAAGTTCCGGTTGGTGGACAAGCTGCGGGGCCGGTTGCGCCTGGGCCGGCCGGGGCGCCGCACCACGGACGTTGCACACTAAGGCGTCACACCGGCACGGTCATCGGCTCGGTGCAGCTCGGTCGGCCGCGGGCAGCTCAGCGGGCGGCGGGGGCGGCGGCCGGTACGTTCCCGGCCCGGCGGTAGAAGTCGAATTGGGTCACTCCGTTGTAGCCGTAGCTCTCGGGGTGGAGTTCGTGCAGCGCGACGCCGGACCGGGGAAGCGGACCGAGGAGGTTCGACAGCAGCTCACCGGCCTGGGCGATGAAGGCCGCCTTCTCCGCGGCGCTGTTCGTGCCCACGGTGATACTGGCCTCCACGTGTGCGTCGCGGACGCTGGTCAGGGGCCTGCCGTCGACGTAGTAGCTGCCGGCCGGAACCAGGTTGATGTGGACGATGGTCCTCGCACTGGACTTGTGCAGGACCGAGACCGCCAGCCGGGTCAGCCCCTCGGCAAGGGCGCGCTGGACGTCGGCAGTGAGGTCGGGGTCGGTGACGGTGACCCGGAAATACGGCATGGCTCTCCTCGGTGCGAGCTGTGGGTGTCTCCGCCGGAGCCGGCG
This Streptomyces decoyicus DNA region includes the following protein-coding sequences:
- a CDS encoding FUSC family protein, with product MREVTDPLLDLVRWHSEPIVAQTFRSTVAAVISYVVALLLSSEPAPLTAPLTALLVVQVTLYTTLTTSVRRVNAVVVGVVIAIGFSSLVGLTWWSLGLIILASLVIGRFVRAGEFVPEVAISAMLVLGVTTTRVAATAWDRVLETLIGAVVGLLFNMLFVPPLWVQPASEAIEGLAARMSRLLLSLGDQVTGHTSVVEAAARLHEARRLDHDIVQVDEALRQAEDSLRLNPRVKEGLLSRVVLRTGLDTLEISAVVLRTACRTLTDLAKARTDESLFPPAIATALRELFGHMARAIESFAVLITTQVSANAEEAEDRLVEELAASRESREIVAHLLLDTVRDHPRQWQLHGALLAEIDRILDELDVAKRSERLVEELNRQSREQREKFRLVDKLRGRLRLGRPGRRTTDVAH
- a CDS encoding tautomerase family protein — its product is MPYFRVTVTDPDLTADVQRALAEGLTRLAVSVLHKSSARTIVHINLVPAGSYYVDGRPLTSVRDAHVEASITVGTNSAAEKAAFIAQAGELLSNLLGPLPRSGVALHELHPESYGYNGVTQFDFYRRAGNVPAAAPAAR